One window of Hypomesus transpacificus isolate Combined female unplaced genomic scaffold, fHypTra1 scaffold_30, whole genome shotgun sequence genomic DNA carries:
- the tent2 gene encoding poly(A) RNA polymerase GLD2 translates to MNLEVPSVHRSVTPKRRNTPGSRPPALQEHKLEESIRKHCHNLHSKTRPSDLARKRRIAERKAQNLKLLDPLIKAQKKVARRKQVKAQKRALAKRKAKKRTKAQQAEAELQEVQLFQNIIKSDVFDMNRGFPLVPQNNSPRHENRGLRQRHAQPAQLCLQRNNTNLFNSLPEIPPYVWSPRPPFTPPGPPTGEKANGRSRKRTNDNQGSFDLKRQRLSSPPQPSPGAFSLSSPQTSSSLWGASPTLHPFSTDKLSGQILDVFEACGQKSSDLERKELCRTQLQKEIQRLFPLARLFLAGSSLNGFGSSSSDADLCMVLPHVSGEWKEAVRVLGQINKLFRQLSYLRNIQLIKAKVPILKARDTVSGVEFDLNINNTVGIRNTFLLRSYAYAEPRVRPIIMVVKKWAQHYGINDASKGTLSSYTLVLMVLHYLQTLKNPVVPSLQQQFPECFSVTMDIHMVPDGPRHIPAFTSTNTLSLGELLLGFLKYYTCSFRWDQKVISIREAKAIPRTSSSEWKNKFICVEEPFEQKNTARAVYEKSKFDAIKTRFTESWRALQQSKDLNSILPVRLVTMGR, encoded by the exons atgAACCTCGAGGTCCCATCTGTGCACCGGTCCGTTACTCCTAAGCGAAGGAACACACCAGGCAGCCGGCCCCCGGCTCTCCAGGAGCACAAACTAGAGGAATCTAT CAGGAAACATTGCCACAATCTGCACTCCAAGACCAGACCTTCAGATTTGGCCCGTAAACGGAGGATAGCTGAGAGGAAGGCACAAAATTTGAAACTGCTTGACCCTCTCATCAAAGCGCAAAAAAAAGTTGCTCGCCGGAAACAGGTTAAAGCACAAAAGCGGGCGTTAGCTAAGAGGAAAGCTAAGAAAAGGACTAAAGCACAACAAGCTGAAGCGGAGTTACAGGAAGTTCAACTCTTTCAAAACATCATAAA aTCAGACGTGTTTGATATGAACCGTGGCTTCCCACTGGTGCCCCAGAACAACTCCCCGAGGCATGAGAACAGAGGACTGAGGCAAAGACATGCTCAGCCAGCCCAACTCTGTCTGCAACGCAACAACACCAA cctcttCAACTCCCTCCCAGAGATACCTCCATATGTGTggagcccccgcccccccttcaccccccctggTCCCCCTACAGGAGAAAAGGCCAACGGACGCAGCCgcaa gCGAACCAATGACAATCAGGGCTCTTTTGACCTGAAGAGGCAACGCCTGAgttcccctccccagccctctccaggggccttttccctctccagcccccagacCTCGTCCTCCCTGTGGGGGGCCAGTCCAACTCTTCATCCCTTCTCCACAGACAAG TTGAGCGGTCAGATATTGGATGTGTTTGAGGCGTGCGGTCAGAAGTCTTCCGACCTGGAGAGGAAGGAGCTTTGCAGAACGCAGCTACAGAAGGAGATACAGAGACTGTTCCCat tgGCTCGTCTCTTCCTGGCAGGGTCCTCTCTGAATGGGTTTGGCAGCTCCAGTAGTGATGCTGACCTCTGCATGGTCCTGCCCCATGTCTCA gGCGAGTGGAAAGAAGCTGTCCGTGTTCTTGGTCAGATCAACAAGTTGTTCAGACAGCTGT CGTACCTGAGGAACATTCAGCTGATCAAAGCCAAAGTTCCCATCCTGAAAGCCAGAGACACCGTAAG cGGGGTAGAGTTTGATCTGAATATCAACAACACAGTGGGGATCAGAAATACCTTTCTGCTCAGGAGTTATGCCTATG CGGAGCCCAGGGTGAGGCCCATCATCATGGTGGTGAAGAAGTGGGCTCAGCACTACGGGATCAACGACGCCAGCAAGGGAACTCTCAGCAGCTATACACTGGTGCTGATGGTGTTGCACTACCTGCAGA cTCTGAAGAACCCAGTGGTCCCTTCCCTCCAGCAGCAGTTCCCT GAGTGCTTCAGCGTAACCATGGACATCCACATGGTTCCAGATGGgcccagacacatcccagccTTCACCTCCACCAACACGCTGTCACTGGGAGAGCTGCTGCTCGGCTTCCTCAAGTACTACACCTGCAGCTTCAG GTGGGACCAGAAGGTGATCTCAATTAGGGAGGCGAAGGCTATACCAAGAACCAGCAGCTCCGAGTGGAAGAACAAGTTTATTTGTGTAGAAG